Proteins from a genomic interval of Paenibacillus sp. RC334:
- a CDS encoding AAC(3) family N-acetyltransferase produces the protein MHTIESLMKQLEQLSIDSKGTLLVHSSMKSMGPVEGGADTVLDAFTEYMKDGLLVLPTHTWSYINADNPRFYVEQSACCVGILPELFRKRPGVVRSLHPTHSVAALGQDSIAFTNDDHCYDTPCARGSAWGKLLDRKATILLVGVDLKRNTFIHGVEEWVDIQGRLTDEHELLYTVLPDGTEIPVPSRRHCGLSWSEHFWKVDEVLERKGAMYKGQLGDAIVRVCDAAMVADVITEMLKDNPDLFSDNLPLDH, from the coding sequence ATGCACACGATAGAGAGCTTAATGAAGCAATTAGAGCAATTGAGTATTGACAGCAAAGGGACATTGTTGGTCCATTCCTCGATGAAAAGTATGGGTCCGGTCGAGGGGGGTGCGGACACAGTCTTGGATGCGTTTACAGAGTATATGAAGGACGGGCTGCTGGTGTTACCTACCCATACGTGGTCCTACATCAATGCCGATAATCCGAGATTTTACGTGGAGCAGTCAGCTTGCTGCGTCGGTATCCTACCTGAACTTTTTCGCAAGCGGCCTGGCGTGGTACGTTCGTTACACCCCACCCATTCGGTGGCAGCATTAGGTCAGGATTCCATAGCTTTCACCAACGACGATCATTGTTATGATACGCCATGTGCAAGAGGCTCCGCCTGGGGGAAGCTGCTCGATCGAAAGGCGACCATCTTGTTGGTGGGGGTCGATTTAAAACGCAACACATTTATCCATGGAGTTGAAGAATGGGTGGACATCCAGGGCAGGCTAACGGATGAGCATGAGCTGCTTTACACGGTTCTACCTGATGGAACGGAAATCCCTGTACCTTCCCGCAGACATTGTGGGTTGTCGTGGTCGGAGCATTTTTGGAAAGTAGATGAGGTCCTTGAACGTAAAGGTGCAATGTATAAGGGACAGCTTGGCGATGCGATTGTAAGGGTTTGTGATGCGGCGATGGTGGCGGACGTCATCACGGAAATGCTCAAGGACAATCCGGATTTGTTCTCGGATAATCTTCCCTTGGATCATTAA
- a CDS encoding phage tail protein, with protein sequence MPYIVDFNNVSTVGLESSPVVEALAGLRANEARYFMNKYKHEFTVVPASESQETLDYVNRVLKERDIEFEAKPLETSRFQVENIKFAYVFYEDGLEVNVMYTVDDTKKRAVGFKLSEGMEVPKELEGKFKFARQKSKLAGTIRGSFFVIKGEY encoded by the coding sequence ATGCCCTATATCGTTGATTTTAATAATGTGTCTACGGTTGGTTTAGAGTCTTCACCTGTAGTAGAAGCGCTTGCTGGTTTGCGTGCTAATGAAGCCCGTTACTTTATGAACAAATACAAGCATGAATTTACGGTTGTGCCAGCTAGTGAAAGTCAGGAGACCCTTGATTATGTGAACCGAGTTTTGAAAGAGCGTGATATTGAGTTTGAGGCCAAACCTTTAGAAACGTCACGTTTTCAAGTGGAAAATATTAAATTTGCTTACGTCTTTTATGAGGATGGTCTTGAGGTCAACGTCATGTATACGGTTGATGATACTAAGAAGCGGGCCGTTGGTTTTAAGCTTTCTGAGGGGATGGAGGTACCAAAGGAGTTAGAAGGGAAGTTTAAGTTTGCTAGGCAGAAGTCAAAACTAGCTGGAACAATTCGGGGTTCGTTTTTTGTAATTAAAGGAGAATATTAA
- a CDS encoding class I SAM-dependent methyltransferase, giving the protein MGNTDKFEMIANVYDTSERIQIAKASSDAIREYVVDANSKNAIDFGCGTGLVGMNLLNDFNSMLFLDTSQNMINQIKQKITDFNIHNADTICFDFEKEGLSDLHADYIFMAQVLLHIHDVEFVLSRLFDVLNEGGHLLIVDFNKNEKVVSDIVHNGFSQEELTDIMTKIGYRDIQSKTFFNGNKIFMGHDASMFILDSKK; this is encoded by the coding sequence ATGGGAAATACGGATAAGTTTGAAATGATAGCTAATGTATATGACACTTCTGAAAGAATTCAGATTGCAAAGGCATCATCTGATGCCATTCGTGAATATGTAGTTGACGCTAATAGTAAGAATGCTATTGATTTCGGGTGTGGAACGGGTCTCGTCGGAATGAACTTGTTAAACGATTTTAATTCTATGCTTTTTCTGGATACTTCACAAAACATGATTAATCAAATAAAGCAAAAAATTACTGATTTTAATATTCATAATGCAGATACAATATGCTTTGATTTTGAAAAGGAAGGTCTATCGGATCTTCATGCTGACTATATTTTTATGGCTCAGGTTCTGCTCCATATTCATGATGTTGAATTCGTTTTATCCAGATTATTTGATGTTCTAAATGAAGGAGGACATTTATTAATCGTAGATTTTAATAAAAATGAAAAAGTAGTTTCAGATATAGTTCATAACGGATTTAGTCAAGAAGAGCTGACTGACATTATGACTAAAATAGGATACAGAGATATTCAGTCCAAAACTTTTTTTAACGGAAATAAAATATTCATGGGACATGATGCATCTATGTTTATTCTTGATTCTAAAAAATAA
- a CDS encoding SMI1/KNR4 family protein, whose translation MWFGKKETQLDRIKNKLNQAMRKDTAFSVFGASSHQYKVKEKLTAKELADWQAHNQVTLPEPYAQFLTKVGNGGAGPYYGIYPIEKAASYTERQALLAKSVLHPGMTKEEWNHLIEPLTKDEDIPDEEYDEACNKVLGGMLCIGTQGCEYDMYLVLEGKYRGRIVYTSDFHPDHPFFFVYEDSFLDWYERWLDEIILDYDIGWFGSRMPGDENALIQIYQSAPNEEIQAKALDGMFKFKKLFQPTLVFLKIIAEQSPINRTTAIWLICKTSFDAGRKYLLELLQSDGHEDFLQALQILHASSKTADLTEFIPVILQRLDRIHDPETLRYAGYILEDYGAITLHNFAPFLCHADPKMQTTAIYAARSCENKLGSWQIIEQMLMGGGPQVLNNLILYWGIIPHEKLLPYYKAVWPKYQKDPKFREKFMGCLRELHLPDDYFDKDES comes from the coding sequence ATGTGGTTTGGAAAGAAAGAAACGCAACTGGATCGAATAAAAAACAAACTGAATCAAGCCATGCGCAAAGACACGGCTTTCTCGGTGTTTGGAGCATCCTCACATCAATACAAGGTTAAAGAGAAGCTTACAGCAAAAGAGCTGGCGGACTGGCAAGCCCACAATCAGGTCACACTTCCTGAGCCTTACGCGCAGTTTTTAACGAAAGTCGGCAACGGAGGCGCCGGACCCTATTATGGAATTTATCCGATTGAAAAGGCAGCTTCCTATACCGAGCGCCAGGCACTCCTTGCAAAATCCGTTCTGCATCCCGGGATGACCAAAGAGGAATGGAACCATCTGATTGAGCCCCTGACCAAGGATGAGGACATTCCCGATGAGGAATACGACGAAGCCTGTAATAAGGTGCTGGGCGGCATGTTGTGCATAGGCACCCAAGGCTGCGAATACGACATGTATCTCGTACTTGAAGGGAAATACAGGGGGAGAATTGTGTACACCTCCGATTTTCATCCCGATCATCCTTTTTTCTTTGTCTATGAAGACAGCTTTCTGGACTGGTACGAGCGCTGGCTGGATGAAATTATTCTGGATTATGATATCGGGTGGTTTGGCAGTCGAATGCCGGGTGATGAGAATGCGCTGATCCAGATTTATCAGAGCGCTCCAAACGAAGAAATCCAAGCAAAAGCGCTTGATGGAATGTTCAAGTTTAAGAAACTCTTTCAGCCAACCCTTGTTTTTTTGAAGATTATTGCGGAGCAAAGCCCAATAAATCGGACCACAGCCATTTGGCTAATCTGCAAAACTTCTTTTGACGCGGGTAGAAAATATCTTCTGGAGCTGTTGCAATCGGATGGGCATGAGGATTTTCTGCAAGCTTTACAGATTCTACATGCTTCCAGTAAAACTGCGGATTTAACGGAATTTATTCCAGTGATCTTGCAAAGGCTTGACAGGATTCACGACCCGGAAACGTTGCGTTATGCAGGGTATATCTTGGAAGATTACGGTGCAATTACTCTCCATAACTTTGCGCCTTTCTTGTGTCACGCCGACCCGAAAATGCAAACCACGGCCATCTATGCCGCGCGCAGTTGCGAAAACAAGCTGGGAAGCTGGCAGATCATTGAACAGATGTTGATGGGGGGCGGCCCGCAGGTTCTGAATAACTTGATTTTGTACTGGGGCATTATTCCACATGAGAAGCTGCTGCCTTACTATAAGGCGGTATGGCCGAAATATCAAAAAGATCCGAAATTCAGAGAAAAATTTATGGGTTGTTTGCGAGAACTACATCTGCCAGATGATTATTTCGACAAAGACGAATCGTGA
- a CDS encoding LysR family transcriptional regulator, whose amino-acid sequence MELRQLKTFYTLASTLNFTRAAEVQNYVPSTVTMQMKALEEELGVKLVDRLGKNVTLTDAGRTFLRYADNILSVVEEAQHAVKQSGELTGTVIISADETLCTYRLPAVLRQFRLSYPGVRLMFRPLPNSNLKQSLREGDADIIFTLDEDKGETGFCGEKMLDEPFYLLVSPDHPLAAHPALAIEDFHGETFLLTEKGCSYRTFFDRSLSQKGMGGITELEFYSAEAIKQCAKIGMGIAILPEMAVIGEVNRGELVPLPWDLTATSFATQMMWHEEKWISPAIEAFLSLTRETFLKNNT is encoded by the coding sequence ATGGAATTGCGCCAATTAAAAACCTTTTATACGCTTGCTTCCACACTCAACTTTACCCGAGCTGCCGAAGTGCAGAACTATGTCCCTTCCACGGTTACGATGCAAATGAAGGCCTTAGAGGAAGAATTGGGTGTCAAGCTGGTGGACAGATTGGGTAAAAATGTGACTTTGACCGATGCAGGGAGAACGTTCCTGCGCTATGCAGATAACATATTGAGTGTGGTTGAAGAAGCACAGCATGCCGTCAAGCAATCCGGCGAATTGACGGGTACGGTAATCATAAGTGCCGATGAAACGTTGTGTACGTACCGGCTGCCGGCTGTATTGCGCCAGTTTCGGTTGAGCTATCCAGGGGTTCGGTTAATGTTCCGACCGCTGCCTAATTCGAACCTCAAACAGAGCTTGCGTGAAGGGGACGCTGACATTATTTTTACGCTGGATGAGGACAAGGGCGAGACCGGATTTTGCGGTGAAAAAATGCTGGATGAGCCCTTTTATCTATTGGTATCACCGGATCATCCTTTGGCAGCACATCCTGCATTGGCCATTGAAGATTTTCATGGCGAGACCTTTTTGTTGACGGAGAAGGGATGCTCCTATCGCACTTTTTTTGATCGAAGTCTGTCACAGAAGGGCATGGGGGGAATTACCGAATTGGAGTTTTACAGTGCTGAGGCTATTAAACAATGTGCGAAAATAGGAATGGGCATTGCCATACTGCCTGAAATGGCCGTGATCGGAGAAGTGAATCGGGGAGAACTGGTTCCGTTGCCTTGGGATCTGACCGCCACATCGTTTGCAACCCAAATGATGTGGCATGAAGAGAAGTGGATTTCGCCTGCAATCGAAGCCTTTTTGAGCTTGACCAGAGAAACATTTTTGAAAAATAACACCTAA
- a CDS encoding alpha/beta fold hydrolase: MRDYEIYELGDVLLQSGDTLPNAILAYKTYGMLNAAKNNVIVYPTWFAGLHTDNEWLIGPGKALDPEKYFIIVPNMLGNGLSSSPSNTPPPYHQANFPLISIYDNVRLQHQLVNQKFGIAEIALVVGWSLGAVQTFQWGASYPDMVKRIAPFGGTAMTRPHAKVVFEGMIAALQADSAWNNGFYTQKPKTGLAAMGRVYAAWGFSQAYYLEQLYQQEGYHTLEEYLVDYWDHVFLTFDANDLITMLRTGITGDISANPTYNGDFDLALSRITARALVMPGSTDLFFPPQDNKVEARHIPNAFFLPIESKWGHCAGIGQHEPDSVFIDKSLKSFLLE, translated from the coding sequence ATGAGGGATTATGAAATTTATGAATTAGGAGATGTTCTGCTGCAATCCGGTGACACTCTGCCAAATGCCATTCTCGCCTACAAAACATACGGCATGCTAAATGCAGCCAAAAATAATGTGATTGTCTATCCCACCTGGTTTGCCGGCTTGCATACTGATAACGAATGGTTAATCGGACCTGGCAAGGCACTGGATCCAGAAAAATATTTTATCATCGTCCCCAATATGTTGGGCAATGGACTCTCCTCCTCGCCAAGCAATACGCCACCACCTTATCATCAAGCAAATTTCCCGCTGATTTCGATTTATGATAATGTGCGACTGCAGCATCAACTGGTGAATCAAAAGTTTGGTATTGCAGAAATCGCCCTCGTTGTAGGTTGGTCACTAGGCGCTGTGCAGACCTTTCAGTGGGGGGCAAGTTATCCTGATATGGTAAAACGAATCGCTCCATTCGGCGGGACTGCCATGACTCGGCCACATGCAAAGGTTGTATTTGAAGGAATGATCGCTGCTCTTCAGGCTGATTCTGCTTGGAACAATGGCTTTTACACGCAGAAACCCAAAACGGGATTGGCAGCCATGGGTCGAGTCTACGCAGCTTGGGGGTTCTCTCAGGCTTATTATCTAGAGCAGCTCTATCAGCAAGAGGGCTACCACACACTGGAGGAATATCTCGTCGATTACTGGGATCACGTATTTTTGACCTTTGATGCGAATGACCTGATCACCATGTTACGTACCGGAATTACAGGTGACATTAGCGCTAATCCGACGTATAACGGCGATTTTGACCTTGCATTAAGCAGGATAACAGCACGGGCCCTGGTTATGCCGGGAAGTACAGACCTTTTCTTCCCTCCCCAGGATAACAAAGTTGAAGCACGCCATATACCAAATGCATTCTTCCTCCCGATTGAATCCAAGTGGGGGCATTGCGCAGGCATTGGACAGCATGAACCAGACTCCGTATTTATAGATAAAAGTCTAAAAAGTTTCTTGCTTGAATGA
- a CDS encoding MFS transporter gives MKNKLIIYVLALAVFLIGTIEYIITGVIEMIAMDLRVSTSEAGLLVTVFALAAAIVAPILIALTINMDRKKLLMAALSVFIASNGLMLVNLSYETLLWVRIIQGASGGIATVVAMAVATRLVEKERRGNAIGIILMGLSSSLVLGVPAGTFFSEMFGWRVLFILIGIISVLPLFIIYKKVPAIREEEAVTLRMQFSILKDSKIVTALAITLFYIGGYSTLFTYITPFLQAASSLSITEISGVLFLAGICSFIGSKVGGQLADTKGSKFTICIGLLLQGAMLLLFTLAGVNIIVLILVLMIFMLATWSISPAQQLFLVTLVPRNPDIALSVNTSFIQFGFALGSGLGGLVISRTSVLNLNWVGLAAVSVALLLAILLFKKMSSRIGTSTVTKEKH, from the coding sequence TTGAAAAATAAATTGATTATATATGTCCTAGCACTTGCTGTTTTTCTAATTGGAACCATTGAATATATTATTACAGGAGTCATTGAAATGATCGCCATGGACTTGAGAGTATCTACTTCCGAAGCTGGTTTACTGGTGACTGTATTTGCTCTCGCAGCGGCCATTGTTGCTCCGATTCTGATTGCATTAACAATTAATATGGATCGCAAGAAGCTACTGATGGCTGCCCTCAGTGTGTTTATTGCCAGCAACGGACTTATGCTTGTAAACCTTTCTTACGAAACATTACTATGGGTACGAATTATTCAAGGGGCTAGCGGAGGAATCGCTACCGTAGTAGCCATGGCAGTAGCGACACGACTCGTCGAAAAAGAAAGAAGGGGCAATGCCATCGGTATTATTTTGATGGGGCTCAGTAGTTCGTTAGTTCTGGGTGTTCCAGCTGGTACATTTTTTAGCGAGATGTTTGGATGGAGAGTTTTGTTTATTTTGATCGGTATAATAAGCGTTCTTCCATTGTTTATCATCTATAAAAAGGTTCCTGCAATCAGAGAAGAAGAAGCTGTTACCCTCAGGATGCAGTTCTCTATTTTAAAAGATTCAAAAATTGTAACTGCCTTGGCTATTACTTTATTTTATATTGGTGGTTACTCTACGCTCTTTACTTATATTACACCTTTCTTGCAAGCCGCATCCTCTCTTTCCATAACCGAAATTAGCGGTGTTTTATTCCTAGCGGGAATTTGCAGCTTCATCGGATCCAAAGTGGGTGGACAATTGGCAGATACAAAGGGATCGAAATTCACAATTTGTATTGGACTCCTGTTACAGGGAGCAATGCTCCTTTTATTCACTCTAGCTGGTGTCAATATCATTGTATTAATCTTGGTTTTAATGATCTTTATGTTAGCAACCTGGAGCATTTCCCCTGCTCAGCAGCTATTTTTGGTCACTCTGGTACCTCGAAATCCAGACATTGCCCTGAGCGTAAATACTTCCTTCATCCAATTTGGTTTTGCGCTAGGATCTGGATTAGGCGGCCTTGTCATCAGTCGTACCTCTGTTCTGAATTTGAATTGGGTAGGTTTGGCTGCTGTAAGCGTTGCATTACTTCTTGCCATCTTGCTATTCAAAAAAATGAGCAGTCGGATTGGAACGTCTACTGTTACTAAAGAAAAACATTAA
- a CDS encoding phage tail protein: protein MSYIVDFTNVSTVGLESSPVVEALAGLRANEARYFMNKYKHEFTVVSASESQETLDYVNRVLKERDIEFVAKPLETSRFQVENIKFAYVFYEDGLEVNVMYTVGDPKKRAVGFKLSEGMEVPKELEGKFKFARQKSKLAGTIRGSFFAIKREY, encoded by the coding sequence ATGTCCTATATCGTTGATTTTACTAATGTGTCTACGGTTGGTTTAGAGTCTTCACCTGTAGTAGAAGCGCTTGCTGGCTTGCGTGCTAATGAAGCCCGTTACTTTATGAACAAATACAAGCATGAATTTACGGTTGTGTCAGCTAGTGAAAGTCAGGAGACCCTTGATTATGTGAACCGAGTTCTGAAAGAGCGTGATATTGAGTTTGTGGCCAAACCTTTAGAAACGTCACGTTTTCAAGTTGAAAATATTAAATTTGCTTACGTCTTTTATGAGGATGGTCTTGAGGTCAACGTCATGTATACGGTTGGTGACCCTAAGAAGCGGGCCGTTGGTTTTAAGCTTTCTGAGGGGATGGAGGTACCAAAGGAGCTAGAAGGGAAGTTTAAGTTTGCCAGGCAGAAGTCAAAACTAGCTGGAACAATTCGGGGTTCGTTTTTTGCAATTAAAAGAGAATATTAA
- a CDS encoding SMI1/KNR4 family protein: MWFGKKETQLDRIKNKLNQAMRKDTAFSVFGASSHQYKVNEKLTAKELADWQAHNQVTLPEPYAQFLTKVGNGGAGPYYGIYPIEKAASYTERQALLAKSVLHPGMTKEEWNHLIEPLTKDEDIPDEEYDDTCNKVLGGMLCIGTQGCEYEMYLVLEGKHRGRIVYTSDFHPDHPFFFVYEDSFLDWYERWLDEIILDYDIGWFGSRIPGDENVLIQIYQSAPNEEIQAKALDGMSKFKKISQPTLGFLKNIAEQSPKNRTAAIWLICKTSFDAGRKYLLELLQSDGHEDFLQALQILHASSKTADLTECISVILQRLDRIHDPETLRYAGYILEDYGGITLQNFAPFLCHADPKMQTTAIYAARSCENKLGGWQIIEQMLMGGGPQVMNNLILYWGIIPHEKLLPYYKAVWPKYQRDPKFREKFMGCLRELHLPDDYFDKDES; encoded by the coding sequence ATGTGGTTTGGGAAGAAAGAAACGCAACTGGATCGAATAAAAAATAAACTGAATCAAGCCATGCGCAAAGACACGGCTTTCTCGGTGTTCGGAGCATCCTCACATCAATACAAGGTTAATGAGAAGCTTACAGCAAAAGAGCTGGCGGACTGGCAGGCCCATAATCAGGTCACTCTTCCTGAGCCTTACGCGCAGTTTTTAACGAAAGTCGGCAACGGAGGCGCCGGACCCTATTATGGAATTTATCCGATTGAAAAGGCAGCTTCCTATACCGAGCGCCAGGCACTCCTTGCAAAATCCGTTCTGCATCCCGGGATGACCAAAGAGGAATGGAACCATCTAATTGAGCCCCTGACCAAGGATGAGGACATCCCCGATGAGGAATACGACGACACCTGTAATAAGGTGCTGGGCGGCATGTTGTGCATAGGTACCCAAGGCTGCGAATACGAAATGTATCTCGTACTTGAAGGGAAACATAGGGGGAGAATTGTGTACACCTCCGATTTTCATCCCGATCATCCCTTTTTCTTTGTCTATGAAGACAGCTTTCTGGACTGGTACGAGCGCTGGCTGGATGAAATTATTCTGGATTATGATATCGGGTGGTTTGGCAGTCGAATACCGGGTGATGAGAATGTGCTGATCCAGATTTATCAGAGCGCTCCAAACGAAGAAATCCAAGCAAAAGCGCTTGATGGAATGTCCAAGTTTAAGAAAATATCTCAGCCAACCCTTGGTTTTTTGAAAAATATTGCGGAGCAAAGCCCAAAAAATCGGACCGCAGCCATTTGGCTAATCTGCAAAACTTCTTTTGACGCGGGTAGAAAATATCTTCTGGAGCTGTTGCAATCGGATGGGCATGAGGATTTTCTGCAAGCTTTACAGATTCTACATGCTTCCAGTAAAACTGCGGATTTAACGGAATGTATTTCAGTGATCTTGCAAAGGCTTGACAGGATTCACGACCCGGAAACGTTGCGTTATGCAGGGTATATCTTGGAAGATTACGGTGGGATTACTCTCCAGAACTTTGCGCCTTTCTTGTGTCACGCCGACCCGAAAATGCAAACCACGGCCATCTATGCCGCGCGCAGTTGCGAAAACAAGCTGGGAGGCTGGCAGATCATTGAACAGATGTTGATGGGGGGCGGCCCGCAGGTTATGAATAACTTAATTTTGTACTGGGGCATTATTCCACATGAGAAGTTGCTGCCTTACTATAAGGCGGTATGGCCGAAATATCAAAGAGATCCGAAATTCAGAGAAAAATTTATGGGTTGTTTGCGAGAACTACATTTGCCAGATGATTATTTCGACAAAGACGAATCGTGA
- the catA gene encoding type A chloramphenicol O-acetyltransferase, producing the protein MKFSIINRDNWYRKEYFEHYLQQQTTFSMTNEINITVLMKNLKKKGYKLYPAFIFMVTRIVNSHREFRTCFNSEGNLGYWAEICPCYTIFDNRTHTFSAIWSPNMNNFSEFHFQYEKDVRKYNGTGSLFPKEPIPDNNIPISMIPWSSFKAFNLNINNGGNFLLPIITGGKYSQVNNELFLPVSLQIHHSVCDGYHASVFMNDLQRFANESEDWV; encoded by the coding sequence TTGAAATTCAGTATTATTAATCGTGACAATTGGTATCGAAAAGAATACTTTGAACATTATTTACAACAACAGACAACATTCAGTATGACGAATGAAATTAATATTACTGTTCTAATGAAGAACTTAAAGAAAAAGGGATATAAGCTATATCCTGCGTTTATTTTTATGGTTACAAGAATAGTTAATTCTCACAGAGAATTTAGAACGTGTTTTAACTCAGAGGGTAATTTAGGTTATTGGGCAGAGATTTGTCCTTGTTATACTATTTTTGACAATAGGACGCATACATTTTCAGCCATTTGGTCGCCAAATATGAATAATTTTTCAGAGTTTCATTTTCAGTATGAAAAGGATGTCCGAAAATACAATGGTACAGGTAGTTTATTTCCAAAAGAACCTATACCAGATAATAATATTCCGATATCTATGATTCCTTGGAGTTCTTTTAAAGCGTTTAACTTAAATATTAATAATGGTGGAAACTTTCTCTTACCAATAATAACTGGCGGAAAATACTCCCAAGTGAATAATGAATTATTCCTGCCTGTCTCTTTACAAATTCATCATTCTGTTTGCGATGGCTACCATGCATCTGTTTTTATGAATGATTTACAAAGATTCGCTAATGAAAGCGAAGACTGGGTTTAA
- a CDS encoding FAD-binding oxidoreductase, translating to MAQKLQKKSTRLTGRIVIPGNPSYNTARMEFNRRFSKFPRVIVFCQRTQDVINAVKWARERGIRLRVRSGRHSYEGFSAVNGGIIIDVSEMNKVKVDRKNRVAIVQTGNPLARVYKKLWDKRVAIPAGTAPDVGVAGLTLGGGIGLLSRKYGLTCDNLKQVKMVVASGRYGARTIVANRKKHSDLLWASRGGGGGNFGVATEYTFRVRPISSVSIYSITWKWSDLEKVLPTWQRWAPSVTNRLTSTIEVAAKQVGTIVSTGQLLGGAEELRRLIRPLLRAGTPVKVMVKTVPFIEATKFFAESDLNLEPKFKITGAYGFQALPPVGVRIIRDFLSKAPNRHSSVWSQSLGGAGSAVSRVSPTATAYPHRKAETIYELSARWRNNGEQERNIQWVERFRRALRPFVKGDYVNFPDLQIKNWPKAYYGVNFGRLKQVKRKYDPHNVFRFAQSIPVDKQVGK from the coding sequence ATGGCACAAAAGTTGCAAAAGAAAAGTACACGATTAACCGGAAGGATCGTAATTCCGGGTAATCCGTCATACAATACGGCCAGAATGGAGTTCAATAGGCGCTTTTCCAAATTTCCAAGGGTCATTGTTTTTTGCCAACGGACTCAGGATGTGATCAACGCAGTCAAATGGGCTCGTGAGCGGGGCATACGTCTGCGAGTGCGCAGCGGGCGGCATAGCTATGAAGGCTTCTCGGCTGTAAATGGCGGCATTATTATTGATGTGAGCGAGATGAATAAGGTTAAGGTTGATCGAAAAAATAGAGTGGCCATTGTACAAACGGGAAATCCACTTGCCCGTGTGTACAAAAAGCTGTGGGATAAGCGTGTGGCCATTCCGGCGGGGACTGCGCCCGACGTAGGCGTAGCTGGGCTTACCTTGGGAGGAGGCATTGGACTTCTTTCCCGCAAATATGGACTTACGTGCGATAACTTGAAACAAGTGAAGATGGTCGTAGCTTCGGGAAGGTATGGGGCAAGGACGATTGTGGCAAACCGGAAGAAACATTCCGATCTGTTGTGGGCATCACGAGGCGGAGGGGGAGGGAACTTTGGTGTTGCTACAGAATATACATTTCGGGTTAGGCCGATTTCATCGGTATCTATTTACAGTATTACATGGAAATGGAGTGACCTTGAGAAGGTGTTACCAACTTGGCAGCGCTGGGCCCCGTCTGTCACGAACCGCTTAACCTCAACAATTGAGGTGGCTGCCAAGCAGGTGGGAACCATTGTATCTACCGGGCAATTGCTTGGCGGTGCAGAGGAGCTGCGTCGATTGATTAGACCGCTCTTGCGAGCAGGCACTCCGGTGAAGGTGATGGTGAAGACAGTACCTTTTATTGAAGCAACCAAATTTTTTGCCGAATCGGACCTGAATTTGGAACCGAAGTTTAAAATAACCGGGGCCTACGGGTTCCAAGCTTTGCCGCCTGTAGGAGTACGAATTATACGTGACTTTTTATCCAAAGCACCCAACAGACATTCTAGCGTGTGGAGTCAAAGCTTAGGTGGTGCAGGAAGCGCGGTGAGTCGAGTATCGCCTACTGCAACGGCCTATCCTCATCGGAAGGCTGAGACAATCTACGAACTGTCAGCCCGCTGGAGAAACAATGGGGAGCAGGAGCGGAATATTCAGTGGGTGGAAAGGTTTCGCAGAGCGTTACGTCCCTTTGTTAAAGGGGATTATGTGAATTTTCCCGATCTGCAGATTAAGAACTGGCCCAAGGCGTATTATGGCGTGAACTTTGGCAGATTGAAGCAGGTGAAACGAAAGTACGATCCTCATAATGTGTTTCGTTTTGCTCAGAGTATTCCAGTGGATAAACAGGTCGGAAAATGA